The following are encoded together in the Candidatus Hydrogenedentota bacterium genome:
- a CDS encoding Gfo/Idh/MocA family oxidoreductase: MSDTPKKPVSADSRRSFIKTAAVGTAAAVTAQSAGAGVYKSILPSTILGANEMIRTGHIGLGGMGTADMVFVLKRSDMQPIAFCDLYAKNLDRAHGMASRKPGVNPSKHHDFREVIDNKDVDAVVIATPDHWHCLCTLHAADAGKAIYCEKPAATTIAEGAAMVEAVRRNNVVFQAGNMQRSGAHFQEAVQLVRSGYIGSVHRVETWIHDKDPVGGIGMGEDDIEKYKAQGLDWDFHQGWTEHKPFNTNRWIYNFRWFLDYSGGKVTDWGAHLLDIALWAMENEDKKPTLQPKSVVATGGKWVLQDNRTTPDTLDVLYEFDNFTISFTNRVWNGDDSHGIKFYGTLGTLEVSRGGYKVFPVMNNVGKDASGAPLLREQPIEAKEAGESQLNEPHWENFANCVRSKEDPISTVEVIHNTTRLCHLGTCSYVAGGAKLGWDKEAQKFTGNDKQAVKTANEWAYREYQNGWSLKAPYFRG; this comes from the coding sequence ATGTCAGACACACCCAAGAAGCCCGTCTCCGCGGATAGCCGCCGCAGCTTCATCAAGACCGCGGCCGTCGGCACCGCGGCCGCCGTCACCGCCCAATCCGCGGGAGCTGGAGTGTACAAGTCCATTCTCCCCTCCACCATTCTGGGCGCCAACGAGATGATCCGCACTGGCCACATCGGTCTCGGCGGCATGGGCACCGCCGACATGGTTTTCGTACTCAAGCGCAGTGACATGCAGCCCATCGCCTTCTGCGATCTCTATGCGAAAAACCTTGATCGCGCCCACGGCATGGCGAGCCGCAAGCCCGGGGTCAACCCCTCCAAGCACCATGACTTCCGCGAAGTGATCGACAACAAAGATGTCGACGCGGTCGTTATCGCGACCCCGGATCACTGGCATTGCCTGTGCACCCTGCACGCCGCCGACGCCGGCAAGGCCATCTATTGCGAGAAGCCGGCCGCCACGACCATCGCCGAAGGCGCCGCCATGGTGGAGGCGGTGCGCCGCAACAACGTGGTCTTCCAGGCGGGCAACATGCAGCGCAGCGGCGCCCACTTCCAGGAAGCGGTGCAGCTCGTCCGCAGCGGCTACATCGGTTCGGTGCACCGTGTGGAGACGTGGATCCACGACAAGGATCCGGTCGGAGGCATCGGCATGGGCGAGGATGACATCGAGAAATACAAAGCTCAGGGCCTCGACTGGGATTTCCACCAGGGCTGGACGGAACACAAGCCCTTTAACACGAACCGCTGGATCTACAATTTCCGCTGGTTCCTGGATTACTCCGGCGGCAAAGTAACCGACTGGGGTGCGCACCTTCTCGACATCGCCCTCTGGGCCATGGAAAACGAGGACAAGAAGCCGACGCTCCAGCCCAAGAGCGTGGTGGCCACGGGCGGCAAGTGGGTCCTTCAGGACAACCGCACCACGCCCGACACCCTTGATGTGCTGTATGAGTTCGACAATTTCACCATCAGCTTTACCAACCGCGTCTGGAACGGCGACGACAGCCACGGCATCAAGTTCTATGGCACGCTCGGTACGCTGGAAGTTTCCCGCGGCGGCTACAAAGTTTTCCCCGTCATGAACAATGTTGGCAAGGATGCCAGCGGCGCACCCCTGCTGCGTGAGCAACCCATCGAAGCGAAGGAAGCGGGCGAGAGCCAGTTGAACGAGCCCCACTGGGAAAATTTCGCCAATTGCGTCCGCAGCAAAGAAGACCCCATCTCCACCGTGGAAGTCATTCACAACACGACCCGTCTCTGCCACCTGGGCACCTGCTCCTACGTGGCGGGCGGCGCGAAACTCGGCTGGGACAAGGAAGCGCAGAAGTTCACCGGAAACGACAAGCAGGCCGTCAAGACGGCCAACGAGTGGGCCTACCGCGAATACCAGAACGGCTGGAGCCTCAAGGCCCCCTACTTCCGCGGGTAA
- a CDS encoding thioredoxin family protein, producing the protein MPKNHWTFRIFPMMAMVVTALVASAQGPEVTYTATVENSAPAGSAVRAVLTFNLGDTWHVNAHKPLDQFLIPTELTVAPANGITLANTVYPEHILFDLAGDKLAVYEHTFHIGVVLQIAADTAPGEHKLAGELKYQACNNEMCFPPAKLPVEITVQVGEAGAPANPELFSKVKWPEGAEAAPAPEAAPAKTIPETIPAPEATPAPAAGDWKSLADQFNVVGKAGYENTDGFLSFLDASLSGKAASENGAFAGKSWGLIILLIIGGGLALNLTPCVLPLIPINVAIIGAGAKAGSRGRGFALGGAYGAGMSLVYGLLGLAVMLSFASAFGTINATPWFNGLIAALFIVLGLAMFDLIQIDFTKFQAKLGIRKNEKGSFGIAFAMGSISALLAGACVAPVVISTILFAQDSYSQGNTLALALPFLLGVGMALPWPFVGAGLSVMPKPGMWMVRVKQAFGVFIIGFAIYYGYQAWTLMRVDTTASEGVKEGWYTSLEEGLAEAKATGKPVVIDFWATWCKNCLKMDATTLKDPAVIEKLEGFVKIKYQAERPDLSPTKEIMEYYGVIGMPAYRVLKLK; encoded by the coding sequence ATGCCCAAGAACCACTGGACTTTCCGAATTTTTCCAATGATGGCCATGGTGGTCACAGCGCTTGTGGCCTCCGCCCAGGGCCCTGAAGTTACCTACACCGCCACGGTCGAGAATTCGGCCCCGGCGGGTAGCGCGGTGCGCGCCGTGCTCACTTTCAATCTGGGCGATACCTGGCATGTCAACGCCCACAAGCCTCTCGACCAGTTTCTCATTCCGACCGAACTCACCGTCGCCCCGGCGAACGGCATCACACTCGCGAATACGGTCTACCCCGAGCATATCCTCTTCGATCTCGCGGGGGACAAGCTCGCGGTCTATGAGCACACTTTCCATATCGGCGTGGTTCTCCAGATCGCCGCCGACACCGCACCGGGCGAACACAAGCTGGCGGGGGAATTGAAGTATCAAGCCTGCAACAATGAAATGTGCTTCCCGCCCGCGAAACTACCGGTGGAAATTACCGTTCAGGTTGGCGAGGCGGGAGCACCGGCGAACCCGGAGCTCTTTTCAAAGGTGAAGTGGCCCGAAGGCGCGGAGGCCGCTCCGGCCCCCGAAGCCGCACCGGCGAAAACAATCCCCGAAACCATTCCCGCGCCGGAAGCGACGCCGGCTCCCGCAGCGGGGGATTGGAAGTCCCTGGCGGATCAATTCAACGTGGTGGGCAAGGCAGGCTATGAGAACACGGATGGCTTTCTGAGCTTTCTCGACGCGTCTCTTTCCGGTAAGGCCGCATCGGAAAACGGCGCTTTCGCGGGCAAGAGTTGGGGCCTGATCATCCTGCTCATCATCGGCGGCGGACTCGCGCTCAACCTTACGCCCTGCGTTCTGCCGCTGATTCCCATCAATGTGGCCATTATCGGCGCAGGCGCCAAAGCGGGCTCGCGCGGCCGAGGCTTTGCGCTCGGCGGAGCCTACGGCGCGGGGATGTCCCTGGTCTATGGCCTGCTGGGCCTCGCCGTCATGCTGAGTTTCGCCTCGGCCTTTGGCACCATCAATGCCACGCCGTGGTTCAACGGTCTCATTGCCGCGCTCTTCATCGTGCTCGGCCTCGCCATGTTTGACCTCATCCAGATCGACTTCACCAAGTTCCAGGCGAAGCTCGGCATTCGCAAGAACGAGAAGGGCAGCTTCGGTATCGCCTTCGCCATGGGCAGCATCTCCGCGCTCCTCGCGGGCGCCTGCGTGGCCCCCGTAGTCATCTCCACCATCCTCTTCGCGCAGGACAGCTACAGCCAGGGCAATACGCTCGCCCTGGCCCTTCCCTTCCTTCTCGGCGTGGGCATGGCCCTGCCCTGGCCCTTCGTCGGCGCGGGACTTTCGGTCATGCCCAAGCCCGGCATGTGGATGGTGCGGGTGAAGCAGGCCTTCGGCGTGTTCATCATCGGCTTTGCCATCTACTACGGCTACCAGGCCTGGACCCTCATGCGCGTCGATACGACGGCCTCCGAAGGTGTAAAGGAAGGCTGGTACACCAGCCTCGAAGAGGGGCTCGCCGAAGCCAAAGCCACCGGCAAGCCGGTTGTCATCGACTTCTGGGCGACCTGGTGCAAGAATTGTCTTAAGATGGACGCCACCACGTTGAAAGATCCCGCCGTTATCGAGAAGCTGGAAGGCTTCGTGAAGATCAAATACCAGGCTGAGCGTCCCGACCTCTCGCCCACCAAAGAGATCATGGAATACTACGGCGTCATCGGCATGCCCGCCTATCGGGTGCTCAAGTTGAAGTAA
- a CDS encoding Gfo/Idh/MocA family oxidoreductase: MAQHDPTCFSRRAFIATSALATLVSTQSGSHAAPPLRAGLIGGGTGGRLVMEAIAARTIGPPPLVATARDWPALVQRDDLDAIFIATPDHLHAEMAAAALHAGKHVYVLPPFTRTGEEARRLAALACERERVLHVGMAPGEVLRWTLAKDARARTGAPLWIQANAIRVESHEDKPWQRDRTRTHGPAARRIFNMLYPLHHHLAWEAPERATALGGVFHGDPESTPDRVLMTLRYGNGATVVLECGDRPKGPSLMRGLLDQIELPPATDEANLAEDLTRFAAAIAGEREESSARLRAACIAQEAVSGAMDYWARWSSGETGQPV, translated from the coding sequence ATGGCACAGCACGACCCAACCTGCTTTTCCCGCCGCGCTTTCATCGCCACCAGCGCCCTGGCCACACTGGTCTCGACGCAATCCGGGAGCCACGCCGCACCGCCGCTGCGCGCAGGCCTGATCGGCGGTGGCACGGGCGGACGGCTTGTGATGGAGGCCATCGCCGCCCGTACCATTGGGCCGCCGCCCCTCGTGGCCACGGCGCGCGACTGGCCCGCGCTAGTACAACGGGACGATCTTGACGCCATATTCATTGCGACGCCGGACCACCTCCATGCCGAGATGGCCGCTGCGGCGCTGCATGCGGGCAAGCATGTCTATGTCTTGCCGCCCTTTACCCGGACCGGCGAAGAAGCCCGGCGTCTCGCCGCGTTGGCGTGCGAACGGGAGCGTGTGCTCCACGTGGGTATGGCGCCCGGAGAAGTACTCCGCTGGACCTTGGCGAAAGACGCCCGGGCGCGGACAGGCGCGCCCCTTTGGATTCAGGCGAACGCCATCCGGGTTGAATCGCACGAGGATAAACCGTGGCAACGTGATCGGACCCGCACCCACGGGCCCGCCGCGCGGCGGATCTTCAACATGCTCTATCCGCTCCACCATCACCTGGCCTGGGAGGCGCCGGAGCGGGCCACCGCGCTCGGTGGTGTATTCCACGGCGATCCGGAATCCACACCGGATCGGGTATTGATGACGCTGCGCTATGGCAACGGCGCAACCGTCGTGCTGGAGTGTGGGGACAGGCCAAAGGGTCCCTCGCTTATGCGCGGACTGCTGGATCAAATCGAGTTGCCCCCCGCCACGGACGAGGCCAATCTCGCCGAGGACTTGACTCGCTTCGCCGCCGCGATAGCGGGTGAACGGGAAGAATCCAGCGCGCGACTCCGCGCGGCCTGTATCGCCCAGGAGGCCGTGAGCGGCGCGATGGACTATTGGGCGCGCTGGTCATCGGGCGAAACGGGACAACCGGTCTGA
- the amt gene encoding ammonium transporter: protein MSQEQSDILWMLVTASLVFMMQGGFMCLESGFTRSKNSINVALKNFTDFGISFCLFWALGFGLMFGATRGGWVGTDSFLLPFETIGEWRTAFFFFQAMFCATAVTILSGAAAERMHYLSYSLVALIVSGLIYPVLGHWVWNGADGASGGGWLGNRGFVDFAGSTVVHSVGGWVSLAILLLIGPRQGRFPEGGPPQRITGHDLPMSVLGALLLFLGWFGFNGGSTLTLDASVARIVANTALAASFGGITTLAIGWTLRKRPDAELVINGTLAGLVAITANCHAVTASESLVIGSVGGMIMLALEQLLVRCRIDDAVGAIPVHLGAGIWGTLAVALFGDGALLKTGLDFQGQLIAQSLGIAAAAVWAFGVTFLICWPLNRIFPFRVSAEAEEQGLNFSEHGATTELIDLLQVMESHGRTGNLSARAPVEPFTEVGQIARRYNQVLDYLQKAVARSDHIVRDIQDGIVTFTHNGLLTSLNPGAEKLFGYSMADAVGRPIGLLLAAEAGGGPVQLERFLSQDSNGRPPLIYGVRGNQERFPVDFRLSRSGSGGAYEYTGLVKDVTEQRLAEDALEASRDRIRRHNQALTSLAQTHRESAGNFDVLLRTIAYECATSLELDRVSVWRIMEDGKRLANVYVLAGTGGVLQDMKRPEPVEFSEALRSAVHGQRIISTDDAMNDPRTESLWSAYLNEYDTTAILIAQINLGGELRGLMFFEHVGGRRPWFPEEAQFAASASDFLVLAYEEAERRYAQDALREINESLEVRVSERTRAVEQSNRELRETLENLERTQNKLITSEKMAALGELVAGVAHEINTPVGVAVTATSHLQLKTRELLDRFASNGMKKSDLDNYLRIAGESTTMLMTNLTRASELVQSFKKVAVDQSSEAMRVFDLKQYVGEVLLSLQPKLKKTKHEITLECPEGLELNTYPGALSQVITNLIVNSMIHAYEPEDAGQILMRFAPEGKELLFTYRDDGKGIPPEYLGRIFDPFFTTRRGTGGSGLGLHILYNIVSSQLQGSIHCESTPGAGTTFYIRMATTIEDHEV from the coding sequence ATGTCCCAGGAGCAATCGGATATCCTCTGGATGTTGGTGACGGCGTCGCTGGTTTTTATGATGCAGGGGGGCTTCATGTGCCTCGAAAGCGGGTTCACGCGCTCGAAAAACAGCATCAACGTCGCCCTCAAGAACTTTACCGATTTTGGCATATCCTTTTGCCTGTTCTGGGCCCTCGGATTCGGTCTGATGTTTGGCGCGACCCGGGGCGGCTGGGTGGGCACGGATTCCTTCCTGCTGCCCTTCGAGACCATCGGTGAATGGCGCACCGCCTTTTTCTTCTTTCAGGCGATGTTCTGCGCCACCGCCGTGACCATACTTTCCGGCGCGGCGGCGGAGCGCATGCACTATTTGAGCTACTCCCTCGTAGCGTTAATCGTGTCGGGGCTGATCTATCCCGTATTGGGGCATTGGGTCTGGAATGGCGCGGACGGTGCTTCCGGCGGGGGCTGGCTGGGTAATCGGGGCTTCGTGGACTTCGCCGGTTCAACCGTGGTTCACAGCGTGGGCGGCTGGGTGTCCCTGGCGATCCTGCTGCTCATCGGCCCGCGCCAGGGCCGCTTCCCGGAAGGCGGGCCGCCCCAGCGCATCACCGGACACGATCTTCCCATGAGCGTGCTGGGCGCGCTTCTGCTCTTTTTGGGCTGGTTTGGGTTTAACGGGGGCAGCACCCTGACCCTGGACGCGAGCGTGGCGCGCATCGTTGCCAACACGGCGCTGGCGGCCTCCTTTGGCGGCATCACGACGCTGGCCATCGGCTGGACCCTGCGCAAGCGTCCGGACGCGGAGCTGGTGATCAACGGAACACTGGCGGGCCTGGTGGCCATTACGGCAAACTGCCACGCGGTCACGGCGTCGGAGTCTCTCGTGATCGGGAGCGTCGGCGGCATGATCATGCTCGCGCTGGAACAGCTTCTGGTCCGATGTCGTATCGACGACGCCGTGGGCGCGATTCCCGTGCACCTCGGGGCGGGCATCTGGGGAACCCTGGCGGTCGCCCTCTTTGGCGATGGGGCGCTCCTGAAAACAGGCCTGGATTTTCAGGGGCAGCTTATCGCCCAGAGTCTGGGGATCGCCGCCGCCGCCGTGTGGGCTTTCGGGGTGACGTTTCTCATCTGCTGGCCGCTGAACCGGATATTTCCCTTCCGCGTATCCGCGGAAGCCGAAGAGCAGGGACTGAATTTTTCCGAGCACGGCGCGACGACCGAGTTGATCGACCTGCTTCAAGTCATGGAATCACACGGGCGCACGGGCAACCTGAGCGCGCGGGCGCCGGTGGAACCTTTCACGGAAGTCGGGCAGATAGCGCGACGCTACAATCAGGTGCTGGACTATCTCCAGAAGGCCGTAGCCCGCTCAGATCATATTGTGCGCGATATTCAAGACGGTATCGTTACGTTTACGCACAACGGACTGCTCACCAGCCTCAATCCCGGGGCCGAGAAGCTCTTCGGCTATTCCATGGCGGATGCAGTGGGACGGCCGATCGGCCTGCTGCTCGCCGCCGAAGCCGGGGGTGGGCCGGTGCAACTCGAACGCTTCCTGTCGCAGGACAGCAACGGGCGTCCACCGCTGATCTATGGGGTCCGCGGGAACCAGGAGCGCTTTCCGGTGGACTTTCGCCTTTCCCGAAGCGGCTCCGGGGGTGCTTATGAATACACCGGGCTGGTGAAAGACGTGACCGAGCAACGCCTGGCGGAAGACGCCCTGGAGGCGAGTCGCGATCGGATACGCCGCCACAACCAGGCGCTCACCTCGCTTGCCCAGACCCATCGCGAATCCGCCGGCAATTTCGACGTGCTGCTGCGGACCATCGCCTACGAGTGCGCCACCTCTCTTGAACTGGATCGCGTATCGGTCTGGCGCATCATGGAGGACGGCAAGCGCCTGGCGAATGTCTATGTGCTGGCGGGGACCGGGGGCGTGCTGCAGGATATGAAGCGCCCCGAGCCGGTCGAGTTTTCCGAGGCATTGCGAAGCGCGGTCCATGGCCAGCGCATTATCAGCACGGACGACGCGATGAACGATCCGCGCACCGAGAGCCTTTGGAGCGCCTACCTCAACGAGTATGACACGACCGCCATACTCATCGCCCAGATCAACCTGGGGGGTGAATTGCGGGGGTTGATGTTCTTCGAGCATGTGGGTGGCCGGCGCCCCTGGTTTCCGGAGGAAGCGCAGTTTGCCGCATCGGCCTCGGATTTCCTGGTGCTGGCCTATGAAGAGGCCGAGCGGCGCTACGCGCAGGACGCCCTGCGCGAGATTAACGAGTCGCTGGAGGTCCGCGTGTCCGAGCGTACGCGGGCGGTGGAGCAGTCGAATCGTGAGCTCCGCGAGACGCTGGAGAATCTGGAGCGGACGCAAAACAAGCTGATCACCTCGGAGAAGATGGCCGCGCTTGGGGAACTGGTGGCGGGTGTGGCCCACGAGATCAATACGCCCGTGGGCGTTGCGGTGACCGCCACATCGCACCTGCAACTCAAAACGCGGGAGCTGCTCGACCGCTTCGCGAGCAACGGCATGAAGAAGTCGGACCTGGACAATTACCTCCGGATCGCGGGCGAATCCACCACCATGCTCATGACGAATCTCACCCGGGCGTCGGAGCTGGTGCAGAGTTTCAAGAAGGTGGCGGTGGACCAGTCCAGCGAGGCCATGCGGGTTTTCGATCTCAAGCAATATGTGGGCGAAGTGCTGTTGAGTCTCCAGCCCAAGCTGAAAAAGACGAAGCACGAGATCACGCTGGAGTGCCCCGAGGGTCTTGAACTGAACACCTACCCCGGCGCCCTGTCACAGGTGATTACCAACTTGATCGTAAATTCCATGATCCACGCTTACGAACCGGAAGACGCGGGGCAGATCCTGATGCGATTCGCCCCGGAAGGCAAGGAGTTGCTGTTCACTTATCGGGACGACGGCAAGGGCATTCCACCGGAGTATCTGGGGCGAATCTTCGACCCCTTCTTCACCACGCGCCGCGGCACGGGCGGCAGCGGGCTGGGGCTCCACATCCTTTACAACATTGTTTCAAGCCAACTGCAGGGAAGCATCCATTGCGAGAGTACGCCAGGAGCGGGCACGACCTTCTACATTCGCATGGCAACCACGATTGAGGACCATGAAGTATGA
- a CDS encoding acetylxylan esterase, with protein MYLHLIPTSLLLAICTLSHAADLNNQTWIRDTDAPVISLGEPGAFDDTHLFAPCVMEERGVFSMYYCGSQKDVANRVFQMGLAMSTDGIHFEKRPEPVFDFGDGKHSILTPTLLRSTNGAVMREEGKLRLWFASTDFAANDGVHTLHESTSADGVHWSAPSPAQFDGIYAPTILKEGGVYRMWYSDVSADPWIVRHAKSLDGKTWERTETPCLVIDQPWEKGRLFYPAVIKHDNQFILWYGSYWTARENTTAIGVATSGDGLTWTKSPTNPVFKPDESRSWESHYTTSQSVLKLDDGSWRMWYASRKAPPFVNKYFAIGTARWDGPRTLPSAWPARAVELREKMARALTLPTERVPLASQTHRITPGDGYAIESVTFASESGSRVTALLYLPESAKPAPAIIVACGHGGSKSALYAQYAGQLYAKNGFAVLVIDTIGEEERHPERKMGVRGHDLYHLPKEERAAFMQNTMKRSVLGKIVWDLMRGADYLESRPEIDPSRLGVVGYSLGGSSAGPFTMLDPRVKSAIITGWGFTQLAVEWGKPCSQVPYEDFSEAMTFAEMTALAAPHAAMLIYNGTQDSVIDHSEGGAALQRFTEENVAAAKALLATSGTPHVLETAWEEGACHRPYFLTPRALQWMEKHLAGTEPASDIATIKYGDWVSARGQKIEELYNTEQRERGTVVVDVDAMYRVPATLACLPSDAPPGPEYTFEGWVEQCLKQAEAE; from the coding sequence ATGTATCTACATCTGATCCCGACTTCTCTTCTTCTCGCGATATGCACGCTCTCCCATGCGGCCGATCTCAACAACCAGACTTGGATCCGCGATACAGACGCGCCAGTGATTTCCCTCGGTGAACCCGGCGCCTTCGACGACACCCATCTCTTCGCGCCTTGTGTGATGGAAGAGCGCGGCGTGTTCTCCATGTATTACTGCGGCTCCCAGAAGGACGTGGCCAATCGGGTTTTCCAGATGGGCCTGGCCATGAGCACGGACGGTATCCACTTCGAGAAGCGGCCCGAGCCGGTTTTCGATTTTGGGGACGGTAAGCACTCCATTCTCACCCCGACGCTGCTCCGCAGCACCAACGGCGCCGTCATGCGTGAGGAGGGCAAACTACGGCTCTGGTTCGCCTCCACCGATTTCGCGGCGAACGATGGTGTGCACACCCTTCATGAAAGCACGAGTGCGGACGGCGTTCATTGGTCCGCGCCGTCGCCCGCGCAATTCGACGGTATCTACGCGCCGACAATTCTCAAAGAGGGTGGCGTCTATCGCATGTGGTACAGCGACGTCTCCGCAGATCCCTGGATCGTGCGACATGCGAAAAGCCTCGACGGCAAGACCTGGGAGCGCACGGAAACACCCTGCCTTGTTATCGACCAGCCGTGGGAAAAGGGTCGACTGTTTTATCCCGCCGTCATCAAGCACGATAACCAGTTTATACTATGGTATGGGTCTTATTGGACCGCCAGAGAGAACACCACCGCGATCGGCGTGGCCACGAGCGGGGATGGACTCACGTGGACAAAATCGCCGACCAACCCGGTGTTCAAACCCGACGAATCGCGGTCCTGGGAGTCTCACTACACCACGAGTCAATCCGTGCTGAAGCTGGACGACGGCTCGTGGCGCATGTGGTATGCCTCACGGAAGGCCCCGCCCTTTGTAAACAAGTATTTCGCCATCGGCACCGCGCGCTGGGACGGCCCCAGGACGTTACCTTCCGCGTGGCCCGCGCGCGCGGTGGAACTGCGCGAAAAGATGGCGCGGGCCCTCACCCTGCCCACCGAGCGGGTGCCCCTGGCGTCGCAGACGCACCGGATTACCCCCGGTGACGGCTACGCGATCGAATCCGTCACCTTCGCGAGCGAGTCGGGTTCCCGCGTGACCGCGCTACTCTATCTTCCCGAGTCGGCGAAACCCGCGCCCGCGATAATTGTGGCGTGCGGCCATGGCGGATCGAAGTCCGCGCTCTATGCACAATATGCCGGACAACTCTATGCGAAGAACGGATTTGCCGTGCTGGTCATCGACACCATCGGCGAAGAGGAACGCCACCCCGAGCGCAAGATGGGCGTGCGCGGCCACGACCTCTACCATCTGCCGAAAGAGGAGCGGGCAGCCTTCATGCAGAACACGATGAAGCGATCGGTCCTCGGCAAGATCGTGTGGGACCTCATGCGCGGCGCGGACTACCTCGAATCGCGACCGGAAATCGACCCGAGCCGACTGGGCGTCGTGGGCTACTCCCTCGGAGGCTCCAGCGCGGGGCCCTTCACCATGCTCGACCCGCGGGTGAAAAGCGCCATCATCACCGGCTGGGGTTTCACCCAACTGGCGGTGGAGTGGGGCAAGCCCTGCTCCCAGGTGCCCTATGAAGACTTCTCGGAAGCAATGACCTTCGCCGAAATGACCGCACTTGCCGCGCCGCACGCCGCCATGCTGATTTACAACGGCACGCAAGACTCGGTGATCGATCACAGCGAAGGCGGCGCGGCGCTCCAGCGCTTCACCGAAGAAAACGTGGCGGCGGCCAAAGCACTGCTCGCCACATCCGGCACGCCCCACGTGCTGGAGACCGCCTGGGAGGAGGGCGCATGCCACCGGCCCTATTTCCTCACGCCCCGTGCGCTGCAATGGATGGAGAAACACCTGGCAGGAACCGAGCCGGCATCCGACATTGCGACCATAAAATATGGCGACTGGGTATCGGCACGGGGCCAGAAAATCGAAGAACTCTATAACACCGAACAACGGGAACGGGGCACAGTCGTCGTCGACGTGGATGCGATGTACCGTGTTCCGGCCACCCTCGCCTGTCTTCCGTCAGACGCACCGCCGGGACCGGAATACACCTTTGAAGGATGGGTTGAGCAGTGTCTGAAGCAAGCGGAAGCGGAGTAA
- a CDS encoding DUF3369 domain-containing protein: MSHSPDILQEDHDDLMFADDDGAPLADPQGHPWKVLIVDDEPEVHNVTRLVLDGFVFDNRPLEFVSAHSAAEARVLLQAHPDAAMVLLDVVMETENAGLELAQYIREELHNFNIRIVLRTGQPGQAPEEQVILNYDINDYKAKTELTATKLFTTMVASLRSYQHLQTLEANKRGLETILHASSCIFETRAMEQFSTGVLTQLTALLNLKEDALYCKTSGFAATSSDGTLRIVTGTGIYSDFVSHAVEDLSDEDVLTCLAEARKQRKELHLDDNRYVGYFRSESGSESLLYLKGWKGLDEWDQYLLQIFCKNVAIAYDNISLNGEILETQREIIFKLGEIVETRSRETGNHVKRVAEYCALLAQKAGLGRDETAVLRFASPMHDLGKMAIPDSILKKPGKLNDAEMRLMQTHTTVGYEMLCHSKRELLGAAATIALQHHERPDGAGYPNGLAGEEIHVFARITAIADVFDALGVKRVYKEAWPLDRILDYFREQRGKQFDDALTGVFLDNIEDFIAIRDAFPDVPAEE, translated from the coding sequence ATGAGTCATTCCCCAGATATCCTCCAGGAAGACCATGATGACTTGATGTTCGCCGATGACGACGGGGCGCCGCTTGCGGATCCGCAGGGGCATCCGTGGAAGGTGCTCATCGTCGACGACGAGCCGGAAGTGCACAACGTGACCCGGCTCGTGCTGGACGGATTTGTATTCGACAACCGGCCTCTGGAGTTTGTCAGCGCCCACTCCGCCGCCGAGGCGCGGGTCTTGCTCCAGGCCCATCCCGACGCCGCGATGGTGCTCCTTGATGTGGTGATGGAGACCGAGAATGCCGGACTGGAACTGGCCCAGTACATTCGGGAAGAGCTGCACAATTTCAACATCCGGATTGTGCTCCGCACGGGCCAGCCGGGCCAGGCGCCGGAGGAGCAGGTCATCCTCAACTATGACATAAACGATTACAAGGCGAAGACGGAGCTGACCGCCACCAAGCTCTTCACCACGATGGTGGCTTCCCTCCGCTCTTATCAGCACCTGCAAACACTCGAAGCCAACAAGCGGGGCCTGGAGACCATCCTCCATGCGTCGTCGTGCATCTTCGAAACCCGCGCCATGGAGCAATTCTCCACCGGGGTGCTCACCCAGCTCACCGCCCTGCTCAACCTCAAGGAAGATGCGCTCTACTGCAAGACCTCCGGCTTTGCGGCCACCTCCAGCGACGGCACCCTGCGTATTGTCACGGGCACAGGGATCTACTCCGATTTCGTGAGCCATGCGGTGGAGGATCTCAGCGACGAGGATGTGCTCACCTGCCTGGCGGAGGCTCGGAAACAGCGCAAAGAGCTCCACCTGGATGACAACCGCTATGTGGGCTATTTCCGATCCGAAAGCGGATCGGAGAGTCTCCTTTACCTCAAGGGATGGAAGGGGCTCGACGAATGGGACCAGTACCTTTTGCAGATCTTTTGCAAGAACGTGGCCATTGCTTACGACAACATCAGTCTGAACGGCGAGATACTCGAAACGCAGCGGGAGATCATCTTCAAGCTTGGTGAAATCGTGGAGACGCGATCGCGCGAAACGGGAAATCACGTCAAGCGCGTGGCGGAGTACTGCGCACTCCTTGCGCAGAAAGCGGGCCTCGGGCGCGACGAGACCGCCGTGCTTCGCTTCGCTTCGCCCATGCACGATCTCGGCAAGATGGCGATTCCCGATTCCATCTTGAAGAAGCCGGGCAAGCTTAACGACGCGGAGATGCGGCTCATGCAAACCCACACCACCGTGGGCTATGAAATGCTCTGCCACAGCAAGCGCGAACTGCTCGGAGCCGCGGCCACCATCGCCCTGCAGCACCACGAGCGCCCGGACGGGGCGGGCTATCCGAACGGCCTCGCGGGCGAGGAGATCCACGTATTTGCCCGCATCACCGCGATCGCGGACGTCTTTGACGCGCTAGGCGTGAAGCGCGTCTACAAGGAAGCCTGGCCGCTCGACCGCATTCTGGACTACTTCCGCGAGCAGCGGGGAAAGCAATTCGACGACGCGCTCACCGGGGTGTTTCTGGACAATATCGAAGACTTCATCGCCATCCGCGACGCCTTTCCCGACGTACCCGCGGAGGAGTGA